In Rhodothermales bacterium, the DNA window GTGGATATCAGCCACGGCCGCATCCTCGTGGGCGAAAGCCGCGACGGCGACCACGAATCCGGCGCCGCGACGCTGTACGAAAAAACGGACGCCGGCGAATGGACGCTCTCGCAGACCCTGCATCCGCGCGTTCCGTATAAACACGGCGCGTTCGGCTCCGAGGTCTCGTTCGATGGCGACAGCGCGCTCATCGCCGGCTACGACGAACAGCTCGGGAAGAACTTCAACATCGACCGGGTCGTGTACGAATTCAAACGCAAGCCGGACGGCGAGTGGACCCAGCGGCGCATCTTCGACGTCGGGGCCGTGGCGTTCGGCTACTCCCTCGCCGCCAGCGGCGAATTCGCCGTCATCGGCGAACACTCGGACCAGGAGCCCGGCGCCGCCTACGTCGTCCGCCTCCGCTGACAGGGGGGAGCTGGGTTCGAGGTTCGAGGGGTTGAGGTTCAGAAGCTATTGCGAAACTTGGAGTGCATGCTCTTCACGCCGTCAACGTGAGATTCCTGGCCCAGCTTCGCAGGGCTTCAAAAACATGCTACAAGGCCGGGTTGAATCAGGCCTGCAGTCAGCGAAAACTCGGCAGAGGGAGGGACTCAGAATGGCGCCGAGTGGTGTGCTAATGACTTCGCCATGCCATCCCTCGTGTTTTCGATCAATAGCTTGCTTCTGCCGCTTTGATCGCATGAGCAGCCGGCACAATGAATTCGGGCCATGACGAATGCCCGTCCGCGCGAACGCGGGGAGACCTCTCGAACCACCGTGAGACGCTCATGGGAGCCCTGCGCGAGTGATTCGGGAGGTCGTCCCGCGTTCGCGGGGGCGGGCTTTCGACAACCCCGTCGCAAGCGCCGGGGGGCTCAGGAAGACAACCCATTTTTTATTTCTCAACAGTTTCTCAAGGGTGCATACCTCGAACCTCGAACCTCACCCCTTGAACCCTTCAGCCCCCTCCCCGAGTCTCAGTTCTCATTTCGAGACGGTTAGGACCCGCTTAATGCTGCCTTTTTGACCCTTTTCAGCCCGAACAGCCTCGCGCCGGCACGGGCTTTGTCTTTTCCGCCGGCATCCCACCGTCCCGTGCATCCCCACCCGCACGGAGGTCGTCGACCTCGGCTATTGGCGCATCGCGCGCACCTCATCCGCCCTTACCCCCTAACGGTTCCCCCGGCGTATGAGACGATTGATCGTTATCCCTGTCCTGCTCCTGCTCCCCCTCCTGTCTAACCCCTTTTCCCGTACCAGTTTCACCCCGGCCCCGGCACAACCGGATACGCTGGCTTTAACACCCGATGCCTGGCCCGCGACCTCGGCGGCCGAGCTGCTGACGGACTCGCTCCACGAGGCGGTGTGGGATGGCGACTCGACCCGGGTGGCCGATCTGCTGGCCGCGGGCGCGCGCCCGGATAGCCTTTCGCTCTTCGATGGGTACGCCCCGCTCCACCGGGCCGTCGAAGCCCGCCGGCTCGACCTCGTCAACCTCCTCCTCGACGCCGGCGCCGACCCCAACCAGATGTCACGCAACGCGGACGGCAACGACCGGACGCCGCTGCACATCGCCGCCGAAACCGGTTCGGTTGCCGTGGCGGAGGCACTACTCGCCGCCGGCGCGCGCGTCGACGCCGTGACGGCGTTTGGCGAGACCCCGCTGCACGGCGCGCATACCATGGTCAAGGACCCGCAGATCGCCGCCCTGCTCGTGGCGCACGGCGCCGACCCCAACGCGCGCACCGTATTCGGGACGACGCCCATGCATCATGCCGCGCTTTCCGGAACCACCGCGCTGATGCGCGTCCTCCTCGACGCCGGCGGCAACCCGTCTATCGCCAACCGGATGGGACAGACCCCGCTGCATCTCGCCACGCGGGAAGGCTACTCGGGCGTCGTCGACCTGCTTCTGAGCCGCGGGGCTGACGTACACGCCGTCGACGCCGACGGCAATACCGCCTTCGGCTACGCCACGTCCCGCAACTTCCCGGACATCGTAAGCCTGCTCGAACGCCGCGGCGCCGGCGAACTCGCCCAGGGCGACCGCGCGCATTGAAATTCTGGCAGCGCCGCTGTAACCTCCGGTCACCGACTCTCTTCCCCGCTCCGAGATCACATGGCCGGCAACGACGTAACGACCCGTGTCACGCAACTCCTCGATGCCCTCCGCCAGGGCGACGACGGGGCCTTGAACCAGCTGTTTCCGCTCGTCTACGATCATCTCCACGAGATGGCGCACGGCCAGCGGCGGCACTGGCAGGGGGATAACACCCTCAACACCACGGCGCTCGTCCACGAAGCCTATCTCAAGATGATGGGAGGGCCGGCAGCCGAATGGAACAACCGCGCCCATTTTTATGGTGTCGCCGCGATCGCGATGCGCCATATCCTGATCAACTACGCCAAGAAGCGGCAACGCAAAAAACGCGGCGGCGACCAGATCAAATTGTCGCTCCAGGAAGAGCGGCTCGTGGCTTCCGGGATGATGGACCTGTCGCCCGAACACGCCGACGACCTGGTGCTGCTGGATGAGGCGATGAAGCGGCTCGAGACACTCAGTCCCAGACAGGTCCGCATCGTGGAGTGTCGATTTTTTGGCGGGATGAGCATCGCCGAGACGAGCGAGGCGCTTCAGCTGTCGCCGGCGACGGTAAAACGCGGATGGGCGATGGCGCAGGCCTGGCTGTTCCGGGCCATGACGGAGAACGCCTGAGACCTCAGGTGGCCGTCAGCTTTTCGACGGTATCGAGCAGTTCGACAATCGAGAACGGCTTGCGCAGGAAACCGTCGAAGCCGGCGCGGTGCATCGCATCCTGCTCGCTGAAGCCATCCGTGCTGTAGGCGACGGCGATGGCCGGCGTGTTCAGGTACTGCGGCATGCTCCGCAGCCGGTGCAGCAGCTCCAGACCGCTGAGTTCGCCTTCGAGGTGGACGTCGAGCAGCAGCAGATCGAAGGTCTGCTGCCGGGCCTCTTCCATCACGCTGGACATCGTCGGCGCGATCGTCAGCGTGTAGTAGGGCTGGAGCAACGAGCGCACGATGCGCTGGATCTCCGCATTGCCCTCGGCAACCAGCAGACGGGGTCCGGCCGGCTCTTCGACGTCGGCATGACCGTTCGTCGCGGCCGGAGCGGCGGGCTCCGGCGGCATCGGCTCCTTCGCGGGCGGCGCGGGCGGTTCCGGCGCCACGGTTTCCGGCGGCCGCGTGATCATCGGCTGACGGCGCCCGACCTTCTCGGGCAGGGCGTCGCCCGTCACACTCGCGTACGGATCTTCGGCAAGCGGGAAGCCGAGCACGAAGGCCACGCCGCGCTGCGGGTGCTCCTCGATCTTGAGGCTGCCGTTGAGCAGTTCGACCAGCTTGCGGGCCAGCGAAATCTCCAGCCCCGCCGTATGCATCAGCGTGTCGCCGGCGGCGTTTTTCTTGCGGTAATTCCCCACCAGGTTCGTGAGGAACGTGGCCGGAAGCACGGGGCCGATATCCTTGATCCGGACGAATCCGATGTCCTCATCCGCGCCGATCTCGATGCCGATAACCCCGGTCTGCGTATAGGGCAGCAGGTTGCGCAGCAGATTCTCCATGATGCGGTGGAGCATCAGCTCGTCGGTGAGCACCATCACATCGTGAGGCTGCGCCTCGACCCGCAGCTGCGGGCCGCGCTCCAGCGTCATCGGCTGGATGATGCCCAGAGTGCGCGCCGTGACTTTCTCAAGCAGCACCTTGTGATGCGAGATCGTCGCCGGCGCCGAGCGGACGCTGGCGAACGAAAGCACCGACTGGATGGCGATGTGCAGCTGCTGGCCGGCATGGTGCATCAGCGCCTTCAGGTCCTCGTGGCTGATGCCGGAGGCATATTCCACCAGGGCGTCGGCGATGCGGACGTTGTCCGACAGCACCGTCGCGTTGTCCGCCCGCCGGCAGACCGTCAGGGCAGACGAGAGGTCGGACAGATCCACAGCCTCCTGCACGGCCCGCGTGAATTGCGATTCGACCGTCTTGAGCGCGGAGATATCGATCGCCGTGCATACGTAGCCGTCGAAGACCCCTTCGGCGTCGACCGTCGGCACACAGGTCTCCTGCATCCACCGCTCGACGCCGTCGTGCCGGCGGTAGCGGTACACGAGCTGCATCGGCTCCTGGTCCTCGAAGCGGTCGTTGTAATAGGCCGTATAGCGGTTGAAATCCGCCCGGGCGATGCCCTTGCTCCAGCCCGAGCCGGCGAGCTGCTCGAACGGCATGCCCGTAAAGTCGCGCACCTTCTTGTTGACATAGGTGCACATCCGGTCCCGGTCCAGAATCCAGATCAGGAACGGCAGCGGGTCGGTGAGCGGGCGCAGGTCGGTCTTCGTGCGCGCCGGCGGCTCCGGCCGTTTCGCCTGGACCGCCTCGCGCAGCACCGCATAATAGACGCCGTGCTCCTTGCTCGGCGTGGCGTCCAGGGTGACGTTGAGGTAGGCGCCGTCGCGGGTCCGATGACGAAATCCGTAGTCCCGCACCGCCTCCTCGTTTTCGAGCCGCTCAAACTGCCGCAGCATCCCCTTGTGGTCGTCGGGATGCAGAAAATCGAGGAACGACCGCTCCTCGAGCTCTCCCGCGGCATAGCCGAGCGACCGTTCGAACGCGGGGCTGACGCGGCGGTACAGGCCATCCATCCCGACCAGGCACAGCATCTCGCCGGACACCCCGAACAGGTACTCCACCACATCCTCGGCCAGCGACAGGGCTTCTTCCGACTGGGCGTGCGCGGCCTCGAACTCCTGGATGAGTGCCTGGAGCTTTTCGATCTCCTCGTCGCGGGCGGCCAGCGCGGCGTCGATATCGTCCTGGCTGGTCGTCGACGACGAGCGCAGTTTTTCCTCGGCCGCGGTGAGGGCCTCCTCGGCTTCGCGCCACGAGGTTTCCACCTTGCGAAGCGCATGCTCCGCTTCCTTGCGCCGCGTGATGTCGGTGATCTCCGCGGCGAAACTCGTCACCTTGTCGTTCGCGTCGTGCACCGCGGACACGCTGAACAAGCCCCACAATTCCTTGCCGCTCTTGTGGACGAACCGCTTCTCCTGCTGGAAAAAGTCGATTTCGCCCACGATCATTTCGCGCGCGTAGACATCCTCCATCGAGCGGTCGTCCTCGTGCATGAGCTGCTCGAGCGGCATCTTCTTGAGCTCGTCGAGGCTGTAGCCGACCCACTGGGCGAGCGCCACGTTGGCATCCAGAATGACCTTGTTCGGGATGATGAGCGCCTTGGCGACGGCCGCGTTGTGGAAGATCGTCGTGTAGCGGTAATACTTCTCGTCCGAATCCGCCTCCGACACCTTGCGGTCGGTGATGTCCTGGATGGTGCCGACGATCATCTGGATGCGCCCGCGGGCGTCGACGACCGGCCGGCCGCGGTTGTAGATCCAGCGGACCGTGTTGTCGGGCAGGACGATGCGGTATTCCACCGTATAGGCTTTCTGTTCGGCCATGCCGAACTGGATCGAGTTCTGGAGCCGCTGCACGTCATCGGTGTGGCAGCGTTCCAGAAATTCCTGCATCGAAGGCGCCTTCGGGGTGATGGGGTAGCCGTAGATGGAAAAGACCCCCATCGACCAGATCATTTCCTGCGTGCCGGGATGGTATTCCCAGAAGCCGAAACGCCCCAGCTCTTCGGCTTCGGTGAGGCGGATCTTCGTCTCGTCGAGCTGGTCGACGACCTGTTTGAGCCCTTCCGTCCGTTTTTCGACGATGGAATTGAGCTGCGCGGTCTGCCGGCGGGTCTCCAGCTCGATCTCCGCCTGGCGGTGCGTCAACAGGGTGACGGCGCCGATTGCGAAGACCGACATGAGGCGATTGAACAGGCTGAAATAGCCCTCGGCCGCGTCGGCCGTAAAATCGGCGGTAAAAAAGAACCCCAGCATGGCCGCGACGGCGCACGCGATGCCGAACGGCCGCACCTGATCCGGTTTGATCATCCACAGGATGACCACCATGCCGATGATGTACAGCCAGCCGCCGGCATCGCCGAGCGGC includes these proteins:
- a CDS encoding ankyrin repeat domain-containing protein translates to MRRLIVIPVLLLLPLLSNPFSRTSFTPAPAQPDTLALTPDAWPATSAAELLTDSLHEAVWDGDSTRVADLLAAGARPDSLSLFDGYAPLHRAVEARRLDLVNLLLDAGADPNQMSRNADGNDRTPLHIAAETGSVAVAEALLAAGARVDAVTAFGETPLHGAHTMVKDPQIAALLVAHGADPNARTVFGTTPMHHAALSGTTALMRVLLDAGGNPSIANRMGQTPLHLATREGYSGVVDLLLSRGADVHAVDADGNTAFGYATSRNFPDIVSLLERRGAGELAQGDRAH
- a CDS encoding sigma-70 family RNA polymerase sigma factor; the encoded protein is MAGNDVTTRVTQLLDALRQGDDGALNQLFPLVYDHLHEMAHGQRRHWQGDNTLNTTALVHEAYLKMMGGPAAEWNNRAHFYGVAAIAMRHILINYAKKRQRKKRGGDQIKLSLQEERLVASGMMDLSPEHADDLVLLDEAMKRLETLSPRQVRIVECRFFGGMSIAETSEALQLSPATVKRGWAMAQAWLFRAMTENA
- a CDS encoding PAS domain S-box protein is translated as MKQDEKNDGLFTWIGGFIVLVIFVAELLLPLGDAGGWLYIIGMVVILWMIKPDQVRPFGIACAVAAMLGFFFTADFTADAAEGYFSLFNRLMSVFAIGAVTLLTHRQAEIELETRRQTAQLNSIVEKRTEGLKQVVDQLDETKIRLTEAEELGRFGFWEYHPGTQEMIWSMGVFSIYGYPITPKAPSMQEFLERCHTDDVQRLQNSIQFGMAEQKAYTVEYRIVLPDNTVRWIYNRGRPVVDARGRIQMIVGTIQDITDRKVSEADSDEKYYRYTTIFHNAAVAKALIIPNKVILDANVALAQWVGYSLDELKKMPLEQLMHEDDRSMEDVYAREMIVGEIDFFQQEKRFVHKSGKELWGLFSVSAVHDANDKVTSFAAEITDITRRKEAEHALRKVETSWREAEEALTAAEEKLRSSSTTSQDDIDAALAARDEEIEKLQALIQEFEAAHAQSEEALSLAEDVVEYLFGVSGEMLCLVGMDGLYRRVSPAFERSLGYAAGELEERSFLDFLHPDDHKGMLRQFERLENEEAVRDYGFRHRTRDGAYLNVTLDATPSKEHGVYYAVLREAVQAKRPEPPARTKTDLRPLTDPLPFLIWILDRDRMCTYVNKKVRDFTGMPFEQLAGSGWSKGIARADFNRYTAYYNDRFEDQEPMQLVYRYRRHDGVERWMQETCVPTVDAEGVFDGYVCTAIDISALKTVESQFTRAVQEAVDLSDLSSALTVCRRADNATVLSDNVRIADALVEYASGISHEDLKALMHHAGQQLHIAIQSVLSFASVRSAPATISHHKVLLEKVTARTLGIIQPMTLERGPQLRVEAQPHDVMVLTDELMLHRIMENLLRNLLPYTQTGVIGIEIGADEDIGFVRIKDIGPVLPATFLTNLVGNYRKKNAAGDTLMHTAGLEISLARKLVELLNGSLKIEEHPQRGVAFVLGFPLAEDPYASVTGDALPEKVGRRQPMITRPPETVAPEPPAPPAKEPMPPEPAAPAATNGHADVEEPAGPRLLVAEGNAEIQRIVRSLLQPYYTLTIAPTMSSVMEEARQQTFDLLLLDVHLEGELSGLELLHRLRSMPQYLNTPAIAVAYSTDGFSEQDAMHRAGFDGFLRKPFSIVELLDTVEKLTAT